The Borrelia hispanica CRI genome segment GATATATTTGGTAAGTTATCTATTGATTTTGAATTAACAGATAATATTGTGTATAGATTAGGCAAGAATATATTTGCGTTAAATTCAGGTAAACGTGCTATTAAAGATAGGTTTAAGTTAATTACGGATCATTATGATTATTATGATATTAATCATAGTTATAGTTT includes the following:
- a CDS encoding DUF244 domain-containing protein, encoding MEKHLVDIQSKQTEIEKKEKENAKELYALTKQDKDVLKDIFGKLSIDFELTDNIVYRLGKNIFALNSGKRAIKDRFKLITDHYDYYDINHSYS